From the Ruania alkalisoli genome, one window contains:
- the dtd gene encoding D-aminoacyl-tRNA deacylase, with amino-acid sequence MRAVLQRVTRASVTVDGEMVGQIGPGICALVGVTHEDTAAQANTVARKIAELRILRDEQSVADSGAEVLVVSQFTLYGSTKKGRRPSWTAAAPGPVAEPLVGAVVDALRERGVTVATGVFGADMAVEMVNDGPVTLVVEA; translated from the coding sequence GTGAGGGCGGTACTGCAACGCGTCACCCGCGCGTCGGTGACGGTGGACGGGGAGATGGTCGGGCAGATCGGCCCGGGTATCTGTGCGCTGGTGGGTGTGACGCACGAGGACACTGCCGCCCAGGCGAACACGGTGGCCCGCAAGATCGCCGAGCTGCGGATCCTGCGGGATGAGCAGTCGGTGGCAGATTCTGGCGCCGAGGTGCTCGTGGTCAGTCAGTTCACGCTGTACGGATCCACGAAGAAGGGGCGTCGCCCCTCGTGGACAGCGGCCGCCCCCGGTCCGGTGGCCGAACCGTTGGTGGGGGCGGTGGTGGACGCCTTGCGGGAGCGAGGCGTCACGGTGGCGACGGGGGTGTTCGGTGCCGATATGGCCGTGGAGATGGTCAATGACGGGCCGGTGACGCTGGTGGTGGAGGCATGA
- a CDS encoding asparaginase, with protein MSLPAPGQVLAWVVRGRMVESVHTGHLVALDASGRDALRLGEPEQQIYPRSCLKPLQAVGMLRAGVSLTVEQLALACASHNGEDRHREVALGILESVGLDATALANTPDLPLDHAAAWAWQRGGRGPEPITQNCSGKHAAMVATCVAAGWPVAGYLDPEHPLQRHLLAVIAELTQVEQAHVAVDGCGAPQPSTTVRGLAGAFARIAAAEEGTAEHRVAEAIRAHPFLVAGTGREDTEAMRAVPGLILKGGADGVHAGALPDGRALAFKVSDGAARPRPVVLGAVLRELGVEPVEDWAWERVPVLGHGEPVGRVSPGFGAGALAFGGVA; from the coding sequence GTGAGCCTTCCCGCACCCGGGCAGGTGCTGGCGTGGGTGGTGCGCGGGCGGATGGTCGAGTCGGTGCATACCGGGCACCTGGTGGCTCTGGACGCGTCGGGGCGGGATGCGCTGCGGCTGGGGGAGCCGGAGCAGCAGATCTACCCCCGCTCGTGCCTGAAGCCGCTGCAGGCGGTGGGGATGCTCCGCGCCGGGGTGTCCCTCACGGTCGAGCAGCTGGCGCTGGCATGTGCCTCCCACAATGGTGAGGACCGGCACCGGGAGGTCGCGCTCGGCATCCTGGAGTCGGTGGGGCTGGACGCGACGGCGCTCGCGAACACACCTGACCTGCCGCTCGACCACGCCGCCGCGTGGGCGTGGCAGCGAGGAGGTCGCGGACCTGAGCCGATCACGCAGAACTGTTCCGGCAAGCATGCGGCGATGGTGGCCACCTGCGTGGCGGCGGGATGGCCGGTGGCCGGGTATCTGGATCCGGAGCATCCGCTGCAGCGGCATCTGCTGGCGGTGATCGCCGAGCTGACCCAGGTGGAGCAGGCCCATGTGGCCGTGGACGGGTGCGGGGCGCCGCAACCGTCGACGACGGTGCGTGGCCTGGCCGGCGCCTTCGCGCGCATCGCTGCCGCCGAGGAGGGGACGGCCGAGCACCGGGTGGCGGAGGCGATCCGAGCCCACCCGTTCCTGGTGGCCGGTACCGGGCGGGAGGACACCGAGGCGATGCGCGCAGTGCCGGGGCTGATCCTCAAGGGTGGGGCCGACGGGGTGCACGCCGGGGCCTTGCCGGACGGGCGCGCGCTGGCCTTCAAGGTCTCGGACGGTGCTGCCCGCCCCCGGCCGGTGGTGCTGGGGGCGGTGCTGCGGGAGCTGGGGGTCGAGCCCGTGGAGGACTGGGCCTGGGAGCGGGTGCCGGTGCTCGGTCACGGGGAACCGGTGGGCCGGGTCTCTCCGGGGTTCGGTGCGGGCGCCCTGGCGTTCGGTGGTGTGGCGTGA
- a CDS encoding DUF2516 family protein, with amino-acid sequence MIALIQFYVFQLLGFSAMALALWALIDAAIRPSQAFVSADKRTKVFWLAMSGGAALLAWLAVVGAFSGLLFSLIAGVMAGVYLADVRPAVRDYGSRGGSSPW; translated from the coding sequence GTGATCGCGCTCATCCAGTTCTACGTCTTCCAGCTCCTCGGCTTCTCGGCGATGGCGCTCGCGCTGTGGGCGCTCATCGACGCCGCGATCCGGCCGTCTCAGGCATTCGTCAGTGCGGACAAGCGGACGAAGGTGTTCTGGCTGGCGATGTCCGGGGGTGCGGCGCTGCTCGCGTGGCTGGCGGTGGTCGGGGCCTTCTCCGGACTGCTGTTCAGCCTGATCGCCGGTGTGATGGCCGGGGTGTACCTTGCCGACGTGCGCCCGGCGGTCCGTGACTACGGATCGCGTGGCGGTTCCAGTCCGTGGTGA
- a CDS encoding threonine aldolase family protein, which produces MIQLASDNYAPLHPEVLEALAAVGSEPAPAYGADPLTASLADVVRLTFGERAQVYPVLTGTGANVVALTSMLPRWGAVIATEHAHLHTDENGAPERVGGIKVLPVPAADARLTPAAIERYAADLGDVHRAQPLAVSLTQVTELGTVYTPEEVRAVAEAAHAVGMAVHMDGSRLANAAASLGLSLREITADCGVDVVSFGGTKNGAALAEAVLVLNPDAVSGVEMVRKASMQLASKQRYVAAQLLALLSGPDPLWRRNATHANAMARRLREASSAVAGVLVTQPTEANVVFATVPRTLAAALREEFTFYDWGPGEDPERVEVRWMCSWDTPREDVDAFTRRLAALA; this is translated from the coding sequence ATGATCCAGCTCGCTTCCGACAACTACGCACCCCTGCACCCGGAGGTGCTCGAGGCGCTCGCAGCCGTGGGTAGCGAGCCGGCCCCGGCGTACGGGGCGGACCCGCTGACGGCGTCCCTCGCCGACGTCGTCCGCCTCACCTTCGGCGAGCGTGCCCAGGTGTATCCGGTGCTCACCGGCACCGGCGCGAACGTCGTCGCCCTGACCTCGATGCTCCCCCGATGGGGCGCGGTGATCGCCACCGAGCACGCTCACCTGCACACCGATGAGAACGGTGCACCCGAACGGGTCGGTGGCATCAAGGTGCTCCCGGTCCCCGCAGCCGATGCCCGGCTCACACCGGCGGCCATCGAACGCTACGCCGCCGACTTGGGGGACGTGCACCGCGCCCAGCCATTGGCCGTCTCCCTCACGCAAGTCACCGAGCTGGGGACCGTCTACACCCCGGAGGAGGTGCGTGCCGTCGCCGAGGCGGCTCACGCCGTCGGGATGGCGGTGCACATGGACGGTTCCCGGCTCGCGAACGCGGCCGCCTCGCTCGGGCTGAGCCTGCGGGAGATCACCGCCGACTGCGGTGTGGACGTGGTCTCCTTCGGCGGTACCAAGAACGGCGCCGCACTCGCCGAGGCGGTCCTCGTGCTGAATCCGGACGCGGTCTCCGGGGTGGAGATGGTGCGCAAGGCGAGTATGCAGCTGGCCTCGAAGCAGCGCTACGTGGCCGCCCAGCTGCTCGCCCTGCTGAGTGGACCCGACCCGCTGTGGCGACGTAACGCCACCCACGCCAACGCGATGGCGAGACGGCTGCGGGAGGCGAGCTCCGCCGTCGCCGGAGTGCTCGTGACCCAGCCGACGGAGGCGAACGTGGTGTTCGCGACCGTGCCGCGCACGCTGGCGGCCGCACTCCGGGAGGAGTTCACCTTCTACGACTGGGGGCCCGGCGAGGATCCGGAGCGGGTGGAGGTGCGGTGGATGTGCTCCTGGGACACCCCTCGCGAGGACGTGGATGCGTTCACGCGGCGACTGGCTGCGCTCGCGTAG
- a CDS encoding FUSC family protein, which yields MPAGPSSPDSHNGPRPPVRSRGRLRAARAALSGRLRRGWRRLRGDAWPIVTGALAAGAAYGIAHWVVGHEIPIFAAIAAWVSLGFSADRRPRKVAELALGVTVGVAAGEVVGAVIGSGPVQIFVVLAAAVAVARLIDGAAMLAMQAGVQSVVVIALPPTLGGDGIGRWLDALIGGALALLVASLLPIDVRRRARNLASSGLTEVSLTLADVARGIRTGDEERVDDALTRARGSQGVIDEWSTLVRDALAATRFTPSRLRHDADLLRLQRAATLCDRAMRNTRVITRRAWTAAQEMTEQERLARLLATLSQSAADLAFALGSGSEPSGLRHQLLAVAAELDPPTFTGWRAQTLVVLMRSLVVDLLEMTGMSAEQARRALAEIGPDVEDDRPPRLTG from the coding sequence ATGCCGGCCGGCCCGTCGAGCCCCGACAGCCACAACGGCCCCAGGCCACCGGTCCGGTCACGTGGGCGGCTCAGGGCCGCACGCGCAGCGCTCTCGGGCCGGTTGCGGCGCGGGTGGCGACGTTTGCGCGGTGACGCCTGGCCGATCGTCACCGGGGCACTCGCGGCCGGGGCCGCCTACGGCATCGCCCACTGGGTGGTCGGTCACGAGATCCCCATCTTCGCGGCCATTGCCGCCTGGGTCTCGCTCGGCTTCAGCGCCGATCGCCGTCCCCGCAAGGTGGCCGAGCTAGCTCTAGGCGTCACCGTCGGCGTGGCCGCCGGGGAGGTCGTCGGCGCAGTCATCGGCTCCGGCCCGGTGCAGATCTTCGTGGTCCTCGCCGCCGCGGTCGCCGTCGCTCGCCTCATCGACGGTGCGGCGATGCTGGCCATGCAGGCTGGGGTGCAGTCCGTCGTGGTCATCGCGCTGCCGCCCACCCTCGGCGGGGACGGCATCGGCCGCTGGCTGGACGCGCTCATCGGTGGCGCGCTCGCCTTGCTGGTCGCCTCGCTGCTGCCGATCGACGTCCGCCGCCGTGCCCGCAACCTCGCCTCTTCCGGCCTCACCGAGGTCTCCCTCACCCTTGCCGACGTCGCCCGAGGTATCCGCACCGGTGACGAGGAGAGGGTCGACGACGCCCTCACCCGCGCCCGCGGCTCCCAAGGCGTGATCGACGAGTGGAGCACCCTCGTGCGCGATGCCCTCGCCGCCACCCGGTTCACCCCCAGCCGGCTGCGGCACGATGCCGACCTGCTGCGGCTGCAGCGCGCCGCCACCCTCTGCGACCGGGCCATGCGCAACACCCGCGTCATCACCCGCCGCGCCTGGACCGCCGCGCAGGAGATGACCGAGCAGGAGCGGCTCGCACGCCTGCTCGCCACCCTCTCCCAGTCCGCCGCCGACCTGGCGTTCGCGCTCGGCTCCGGGTCCGAGCCCTCCGGACTGCGGCACCAGCTGCTCGCCGTCGCGGCCGAGCTCGACCCGCCGACGTTCACCGGCTGGCGCGCCCAGACCTTGGTGGTGCTGATGCGCTCCCTCGTGGTGGACCTGCTGGAGATGACCGGGATGTCCGCCGAGCAGGCCCGCCGCGCGCTCGCCGAGATCGGCCCGGACGTCGAGGACGATCGGCCTCCTAGGCTGACCGGATGA
- a CDS encoding YgfZ/GcvT domain-containing protein, which translates to MSLLNRPGAVAAAGPDTGVAAHYGNPVTEQRALERGIGVVDLSHLGVVTVTGPDRLTWLNTLSSQVIDLAPGAGTELLLLDPNGRIQHAAAVTDDGQTAWLVTETGHAQALADFLDSMRFMLRVEVAVREDAAVLGTTTDGPDLSSLAETPLTHDGSALTWSDPWPATSPGSTRYGPAEEEHPGSQWHPRLHLVGRDQVEQIVASAEGAGARLAGAWAWEALRVAAWRPRLAREVDERTIPHELDWLRTAVHLNKGCYRGQETIARVFNLGRPPRRLVMLHLDGSEHVLPEVGDAVSLGERAVGRVTSVVRHHELGPVALAVIKRSVDPTVELTAGPIAAAQEVIVSPEGQGTGRPEQAPATGLRRRTL; encoded by the coding sequence ATGAGCCTGCTGAACCGACCTGGAGCGGTCGCCGCCGCCGGTCCCGACACCGGCGTGGCCGCGCACTACGGCAACCCCGTGACCGAGCAGCGCGCCCTCGAACGCGGGATCGGGGTGGTCGACCTCTCCCACCTGGGCGTGGTCACCGTGACCGGCCCGGACCGGCTCACCTGGCTGAACACGCTCTCCTCGCAGGTGATCGACCTCGCTCCCGGTGCCGGGACCGAACTGCTGCTGCTCGACCCGAACGGCCGCATCCAGCACGCAGCCGCTGTCACCGACGACGGTCAGACGGCCTGGCTGGTCACCGAGACCGGGCACGCCCAGGCTCTGGCGGACTTCCTGGACTCGATGCGGTTCATGCTCCGGGTCGAGGTCGCAGTCCGGGAGGATGCCGCGGTACTCGGCACCACCACGGACGGACCCGACCTCAGCTCCCTCGCCGAGACGCCCCTGACCCACGACGGGTCTGCGCTGACCTGGAGCGACCCGTGGCCTGCCACGTCCCCCGGCTCCACCCGGTACGGACCGGCCGAGGAGGAGCACCCCGGTAGCCAGTGGCACCCTCGCCTGCACCTGGTCGGCCGCGACCAGGTCGAGCAGATCGTCGCCTCGGCCGAGGGCGCCGGTGCCCGCCTGGCCGGAGCCTGGGCGTGGGAGGCGCTGCGTGTGGCCGCATGGCGCCCTCGCCTAGCGCGCGAGGTCGACGAGCGCACGATCCCGCACGAGCTCGACTGGCTGCGCACCGCCGTCCACCTGAACAAGGGCTGCTACCGCGGGCAGGAGACGATCGCCCGTGTGTTCAACCTGGGGCGTCCACCCCGGCGCCTGGTGATGCTGCACCTCGACGGCAGCGAGCACGTCCTGCCCGAGGTGGGTGACGCTGTCAGCCTGGGGGAGCGTGCCGTGGGCAGGGTGACTTCCGTGGTGCGCCACCACGAGCTCGGGCCGGTCGCGCTCGCGGTGATCAAGCGCTCTGTCGACCCCACCGTCGAGCTGACCGCAGGACCGATCGCCGCCGCCCAGGAGGTCATCGTCAGTCCTGAGGGTCAGGGCACCGGCAGGCCTGAACAGGCTCCCGCCACGGGTCTGCGCCGCCGGACCCTCTGA
- a CDS encoding FABP family protein, with protein MSFAIPEGLAPETYPIAWLVGTWRGPGFLAYPGIDERPILVEATFSSDGGPYLAYTATTWLLENPPASLEGEIDVPAMQAGQVWATESGHWRVPPQESSAADGDPPRIDLEVLLTEPTGHASVYLGVAQGPRVSLATDLIARTASAAEITAARRMYGLVNSELMWATDLAAFGHEMQSYSSGRLQRQG; from the coding sequence ATGAGTTTCGCCATCCCCGAAGGCCTCGCCCCGGAGACCTACCCGATCGCCTGGCTGGTCGGCACCTGGCGCGGCCCCGGTTTCCTCGCCTACCCGGGCATCGACGAGCGGCCGATCCTGGTGGAGGCCACCTTCTCCTCCGACGGCGGCCCTTACCTCGCGTACACCGCCACCACCTGGTTGCTGGAGAACCCGCCCGCCTCCCTGGAGGGCGAGATCGACGTCCCAGCGATGCAGGCGGGCCAGGTGTGGGCCACCGAGTCGGGTCACTGGCGCGTTCCCCCGCAGGAGAGCTCCGCTGCCGACGGTGACCCGCCGCGCATCGACCTGGAGGTCCTGCTCACCGAGCCCACCGGTCACGCCAGCGTCTACCTCGGCGTGGCCCAGGGGCCGCGGGTCTCGCTGGCCACCGACCTGATCGCCCGCACCGCCTCCGCCGCCGAGATCACGGCCGCACGCCGGATGTACGGACTGGTCAACTCCGAGCTGATGTGGGCCACCGATCTCGCCGCATTCGGCCACGAGATGCAGTCCTACTCCTCCGGGCGCCTGCAGCGGCAGGGATGA
- a CDS encoding winged helix-turn-helix transcriptional regulator, with product MVDLLLLTQEAGGSARVLPALTLLSHRVRVVPNEPAALLEAPESEVVLIDARHDLARARATCQLMRSTGMEVPVVLVLGEGGLSVVRPDWGAHDIVLAAAGPAEVDARLRLVVGRSQLAAGDDDPEQIEAGDLTIDASGYTARLRGDALDLTFKEFELLKYLSQHPGRVFTRAQLLQEVWGYDYYGGTRTVDVHVRRLRAKLGPEHDQMIGTVRNVGYRFDLPRHAPGAEVPSADEA from the coding sequence GTGGTCGACCTTCTTCTGCTGACCCAGGAAGCCGGAGGGTCCGCGCGGGTGCTGCCGGCGCTGACGCTGCTGAGCCACCGGGTGCGGGTGGTGCCGAACGAGCCAGCGGCTCTGCTGGAGGCACCCGAGTCCGAAGTGGTACTGATCGACGCCAGGCACGATCTGGCTCGGGCCCGCGCGACCTGCCAGCTGATGCGCTCGACCGGGATGGAGGTCCCGGTGGTCCTCGTGCTCGGCGAGGGCGGGTTGTCGGTGGTACGGCCAGACTGGGGGGCGCACGACATCGTGCTCGCCGCCGCTGGTCCGGCCGAGGTGGACGCCCGCCTGCGACTGGTGGTGGGGCGCAGCCAGCTCGCTGCCGGCGACGACGACCCCGAGCAGATCGAGGCCGGCGACCTGACGATCGACGCGAGTGGGTACACCGCGCGGCTGCGCGGGGATGCTCTGGACCTGACGTTCAAGGAGTTCGAGCTGCTGAAGTACCTCAGCCAGCATCCGGGCCGGGTGTTCACCCGCGCTCAGCTGCTGCAGGAGGTGTGGGGCTACGACTACTACGGCGGCACCCGCACCGTGGACGTCCACGTGCGCCGTCTGCGCGCCAAGTTGGGTCCCGAGCACGATCAGATGATCGGAACCGTGCGCAACGTGGGATACCGGTTCGATCTGCCCCGCCATGCCCCCGGTGCCGAGGTTCCATCGGCTGATGAGGCCTGA
- a CDS encoding DUF47 domain-containing protein, with amino-acid sequence MRFRLTPRDDAFFDLLAVLAGHLAPGADLLAQLIGDDGPDRERFGRRLREAEHEADDAAHEVLRRLNQTFVTPFDRDDIYQLTSALDDCMDAMEAAGDLVVLYQLHDLPPGVSTQVTVLHRAAELTAAVMPKLRTMGEDVRSYWIEINRLENEADRAYRELLALLFQSPRYQESPAAVIELIKLKGVIDTLEQAADAFERVAHLVEALYLKES; translated from the coding sequence GTGCGCTTTCGCCTGACCCCACGCGACGATGCGTTCTTCGACCTGCTAGCCGTGCTGGCCGGACATCTCGCACCCGGGGCGGACCTGCTCGCCCAGCTCATCGGCGATGACGGCCCCGACCGGGAGCGTTTCGGCCGGCGTCTGCGCGAGGCCGAGCACGAGGCCGACGACGCCGCCCATGAGGTGCTACGCCGGCTGAACCAGACCTTCGTCACCCCGTTCGACCGGGACGACATCTACCAGCTCACCTCCGCGCTGGACGACTGCATGGACGCGATGGAGGCCGCCGGAGATCTGGTGGTGCTCTACCAGCTCCACGACCTACCCCCCGGGGTCTCGACCCAGGTCACGGTGCTCCACCGGGCCGCGGAGCTGACGGCCGCCGTCATGCCGAAGCTGCGCACCATGGGTGAGGATGTGCGCTCGTACTGGATCGAGATCAACCGGCTCGAGAACGAGGCCGACCGCGCCTACCGGGAGCTGCTGGCACTGCTGTTCCAGAGCCCGCGGTACCAAGAGAGCCCGGCGGCGGTGATCGAGCTCATCAAGCTCAAGGGCGTGATCGATACCCTCGAACAGGCCGCGGATGCCTTCGAGCGGGTCGCCCATCTGGTCGAGGCGCTGTACCTGAAGGAATCCTGA
- a CDS encoding inorganic phosphate transporter: MELALVLLVVVIALTFDYTNGFHDAANAIATSVSTRALTPRVAVVLAAVMNFVGALLGTGVAETIGSGIIDTPLGNYGLVVVLSALVGAIAWNLLTWWLGLPSSSSHALIGGLTGAGVASAATVHWNVIWERVVLPMFASPLVGFVLAYFLVVAVLWVVRNAAPGRTTRRFRLLQTISAAAMALGHGLQDAQKTMGVIVLALVAGGLQTGSEIPLWVKLAAAAAISLGTYAGGWRIMKTLGRRVIELDPARGFVAESVAASVLYTTAFVLHAPISTTHTITAAITGVGATRRLSAVRWGVARRIVTAWVLTIPGAALVAAGMYLVLSLFI, from the coding sequence GTGGAGCTCGCTCTCGTCCTGCTTGTGGTGGTGATCGCCCTCACCTTCGACTACACCAACGGGTTCCACGACGCGGCCAACGCGATCGCCACCTCCGTCTCCACCCGCGCCCTGACGCCACGGGTAGCCGTGGTGCTGGCCGCCGTCATGAACTTCGTCGGGGCGCTCCTGGGCACCGGGGTCGCCGAGACGATCGGCAGCGGGATCATCGACACCCCGCTCGGCAACTACGGGCTGGTGGTGGTGCTCTCGGCCCTCGTGGGCGCGATCGCGTGGAACCTGCTGACCTGGTGGCTGGGGCTGCCCTCCTCGTCCTCGCACGCGCTGATCGGCGGCCTGACCGGGGCCGGGGTGGCCTCGGCTGCCACCGTGCACTGGAACGTCATCTGGGAGCGCGTGGTGCTGCCGATGTTTGCTTCCCCGCTGGTGGGTTTCGTACTCGCCTATTTCCTCGTGGTGGCCGTGCTGTGGGTGGTGCGCAACGCCGCACCGGGGCGCACCACGCGCCGGTTCCGGCTGCTGCAGACCATCTCGGCGGCGGCGATGGCACTCGGTCACGGGTTGCAAGACGCGCAGAAGACGATGGGGGTGATCGTGCTCGCACTCGTGGCCGGTGGACTGCAGACGGGTTCGGAGATCCCCCTCTGGGTCAAGCTCGCGGCAGCGGCAGCCATCTCGCTCGGGACCTACGCCGGTGGGTGGCGGATCATGAAGACGCTCGGCCGCCGGGTGATCGAGCTCGACCCGGCCCGCGGGTTCGTCGCTGAGTCGGTCGCGGCGAGTGTGCTCTACACCACGGCGTTCGTGCTGCACGCACCCATCTCCACCACGCACACCATCACGGCTGCCATCACCGGCGTGGGGGCGACACGACGGCTCTCGGCGGTGCGGTGGGGCGTGGCCCGGCGGATCGTGACGGCCTGGGTACTGACGATCCCCGGGGCGGCCCTGGTGGCCGCCGGGATGTACCTGGTGCTGTCGCTGTTCATCTGA
- a CDS encoding septum formation family protein gives MNTRTLTRSALAVVGVAGLTASMSACSLLGGSVASAEVGACVDTTSMGTEEITEIPTVDCSEEHDAQVFHKFDMPDGDYPGTEGIQTAAQEGCIAEFDAFVGAAYEDSALDINYIGPSAESWDQADDREILCFLYAMDGSTATESWEGSGI, from the coding sequence ATGAACACCCGTACCCTGACCCGCTCCGCGCTCGCCGTCGTCGGCGTGGCCGGTCTGACCGCCTCGATGAGCGCCTGCAGCCTGCTGGGTGGGTCAGTCGCCTCGGCCGAGGTGGGCGCATGCGTCGACACCACGAGCATGGGCACGGAAGAGATCACTGAGATCCCGACCGTGGACTGCTCCGAGGAGCACGACGCGCAGGTCTTCCACAAGTTCGACATGCCGGACGGTGATTACCCCGGCACGGAAGGCATCCAGACCGCGGCTCAGGAAGGCTGCATCGCCGAGTTCGACGCCTTCGTCGGCGCCGCCTACGAAGACTCTGCGCTGGACATCAACTACATCGGTCCGAGCGCGGAAAGCTGGGACCAGGCTGACGACCGCGAGATCCTGTGCTTCCTCTACGCCATGGACGGCTCCACCGCCACCGAGTCCTGGGAGGGCTCGGGCATCTGA
- the pstB gene encoding phosphate ABC transporter ATP-binding protein PstB — protein sequence MSKRIDVSDLNVYYGDFLAVEGVNMTIEARSVTALIGPSGCGKSTFLRTLNRMHEVIPGAYVKGKAVMDGKDLYAPHVDPVEVRRQIGMVFQRPNPFPTMSIADNVLAGVKLNNRRISRSDAADLVERSLTGANLWNEVKDRLDKPGSSLSGGQQQRLCIARAIAVQPEVLLMDEPCSALDPISTLAIEDLIHELKNDYTIVIVTHNMQQAARVSDRTGFFNIEGTGKPGHLIEMDDTTTMFSSPSQKATEDYISGRFG from the coding sequence GTGTCTAAGCGAATCGACGTCAGCGACCTGAACGTCTACTACGGCGACTTCCTCGCCGTCGAGGGCGTCAACATGACCATCGAAGCCCGCTCCGTCACAGCGCTGATCGGGCCCTCCGGCTGTGGCAAATCCACCTTCCTGCGCACCCTGAACCGGATGCACGAGGTGATCCCCGGGGCCTACGTCAAGGGCAAGGCCGTCATGGACGGCAAGGACCTCTACGCCCCGCACGTGGACCCGGTGGAGGTGCGGCGCCAGATCGGCATGGTGTTCCAACGGCCGAACCCGTTCCCGACGATGTCAATCGCAGACAATGTGCTCGCCGGCGTCAAGCTCAACAACCGCCGTATCTCCCGCTCCGACGCCGCCGATCTGGTGGAGCGGTCGCTCACCGGAGCGAACCTGTGGAACGAGGTCAAGGACCGGCTCGACAAGCCCGGATCCTCCCTCTCCGGTGGCCAGCAGCAGCGCCTGTGCATCGCCCGCGCGATCGCCGTGCAGCCGGAGGTGCTGCTCATGGACGAGCCGTGCTCGGCGCTGGACCCGATCTCCACGCTCGCGATCGAGGACCTCATCCACGAGCTGAAGAACGACTACACGATCGTGATCGTCACCCACAACATGCAGCAGGCGGCGCGAGTCTCGGACCGCACCGGCTTCTTCAACATCGAAGGCACCGGCAAACCGGGGCACCTCATCGAGATGGATGACACCACCACGATGTTCTCCTCGCCCTCGCAGAAGGCCACCGAGGACTACATCTCCGGCCGGTTCGGCTGA
- the pstA gene encoding phosphate ABC transporter permease PstA, giving the protein MSVAAPPVPTRTYRRLPAWAPYAVLVVSLAVTAGVLTSLGALTIASMFFVSAIVYAVAITVTSTVVEGRRWATDRLATTLVTFAFLLAVIPLISLLWIVIGDGVERFGPTFLTTDMVGIFGSMVEGGVAHAIVGTVYVTGIAGLISVPLGIFTAIYLVEYGSGPVKRGITLLVDVMTGIPSIVAGLFAYTMFLVIFGPAYKSALIGGIALAVLMTPYVIRSVEEMLKLVPNELREASFALGVPKWLTIVKVVLRTAVAGITSGVMIATARVIGETAPLLVTVGTIQAMNWNPFDGRIETLPVYVFRQYAQGGPAADRAWAAALTLLLIVMLLNLIGRLVSKFFSPKGGR; this is encoded by the coding sequence ATGTCCGTCGCTGCTCCTCCCGTGCCCACCCGCACCTACCGGCGGCTGCCCGCCTGGGCTCCCTACGCCGTCCTGGTGGTATCGCTGGCGGTCACCGCCGGCGTGCTCACCTCCCTCGGTGCGCTCACGATCGCCTCGATGTTCTTCGTGAGCGCGATCGTCTATGCCGTCGCCATCACCGTGACCTCGACCGTGGTCGAGGGGCGCCGCTGGGCCACCGACCGGCTCGCCACCACCTTGGTGACCTTCGCCTTCCTGCTCGCCGTCATCCCGCTCATCTCCCTGTTGTGGATCGTGATCGGTGACGGCGTCGAACGGTTCGGTCCGACATTCCTGACGACCGACATGGTGGGCATCTTCGGCTCCATGGTCGAAGGCGGTGTGGCACATGCGATCGTCGGCACCGTCTACGTCACCGGGATCGCGGGTCTCATTTCTGTACCACTGGGCATCTTCACTGCCATCTACCTCGTGGAGTACGGCAGCGGCCCGGTCAAGCGGGGCATCACACTGCTGGTCGACGTGATGACCGGTATCCCCTCGATCGTGGCAGGTCTGTTCGCCTACACGATGTTCCTGGTGATCTTCGGGCCGGCGTACAAGTCGGCTCTCATCGGTGGTATCGCGCTGGCGGTGCTGATGACTCCCTACGTGATTCGCAGCGTGGAGGAGATGCTGAAGCTGGTGCCCAACGAGTTGCGGGAGGCTTCCTTCGCCCTCGGGGTGCCGAAATGGCTGACCATCGTCAAGGTGGTGCTGCGCACCGCCGTCGCCGGCATCACCTCCGGTGTCATGATCGCCACCGCCCGTGTGATCGGTGAGACGGCGCCGCTGCTGGTCACGGTCGGCACCATCCAGGCCATGAACTGGAACCCCTTCGACGGGCGCATCGAGACCCTGCCGGTGTACGTATTCCGTCAGTATGCCCAGGGTGGACCGGCCGCCGACCGCGCCTGGGCGGCTGCACTCACGCTGCTGCTGATCGTCATGCTGCTCAACCTCATCGGTCGCCTGGTGAGCAAGTTCTTCTCCCCCAAGGGTGGACGATGA